In a single window of the Drosophila miranda strain MSH22 chromosome XL, D.miranda_PacBio2.1, whole genome shotgun sequence genome:
- the LOC108150822 gene encoding proteasome subunit beta type-7, which translates to MLPLSHTSTQDKGNADLGPRSGFSFINCRRNAKLLAEGFQPPTPVRTGTSIVGIIFSDGVILGADTRATEGPMVSDKNCSKIHYLQNHIYCCGAGTAADTEMITLTTSSQLNLHQMSTKRLVPVVCASIMLRRTLFRYQGHIGAALVVGGVDRWGPQIYCNHPCGSNDKLPYAAMGSGTLAAMTVLEHGWKADLDLDQGKQLVREAISAGVFNDLGSGSNIDLCVITKAGAKYLRTDTVASERGERQEKYYIKPNSTVVKSTSVQNLLVASEHCYSVSLFPSCWKFYSELNLGDGSWPANTDPDEQPTTSASAKAAESQGKKKGNKK; encoded by the exons ATGCTACCTCTATCTCACACTTCGACTCAGGATAAGGGTAATGCCGATTTGGGACCTCGAAGCGGCTTCAGCTTCATTAACTGCCGGCG CAATGCGAAACTACTGGCTGAGGGCTTTCAGCCCCCGACGCCGGTGCGCACTGGCACCTCTATTGTGGGCATCATCTTTAGCGACGGCGTAATCCTTGGGGCCGACACGCGGGCCACCGAGGGTCCCATGGTATCCGATAAGAACTGCTCCAAAATTCACTATTTGCAGAACCATATCTA TTGCTGTGGTGCTGGCACTGCCGCCGACACTGAAATGATAACCCTGACGACTTCCTCACAGCTGAATCTGCACCAGATGAGCACGAAACGGCTGGTGCCAGTTGTCTGTGCCAGCATAATGCTACGACGTACACTCTTCCGGTACCAGGGCCACATTGGTGCCGCCCTGGTTGTGGGAGGGGTGGACAGGTGGGGTCCTCAGATCTACTGCAACCATCCGTGCGGCTCCAACGACAAGCTGCCGTACGCGGCAATGGGATCGGGCACTTTGGCTGCCATGACCGTGCTGGAGCACGGCTGGAAGGCGGATCTTGACCTGGACCAGGGCAAGCAGCTCGTGCGCGAGGCCATCTCGGCGGGGGTCTTCAATGACCTGGGCTCCGGGTCTAACATCGATCTCTGCGTGATCACCAAGGCGGGCGCCAAGTACCTTCGCACGGACACAGTAGCCAGCGAGCGGGGCGAGCGCCAGGAAAAGTACTACATCAAGCCAAACTCTACAGTAGTGAAGTCAACCTCCGTGCAGAACCTTCTGGTGGCTTCAGAGCACTGCTATAGCGTGTCGTTGTTTCCTTCCTGTTGGAAATTCTACTCAGAGCTAAATTTGGGGGACGGATCGTGGCCCGCAAATACTGATCCGGATGAGCAGCCGACAACATCTGCTTCCGCGAAGGCGGCAGAATCTCAAGGGAAGAAGAAAGGGAATAAGAAATGA
- the LOC108165091 gene encoding trichohyalin: MVVQARRLRLSALLLLIQLGCFNLALANSRYFCSGSNRDPSVCSSRQWDARSLEDYDERLVYRQAPERSEQNTQRRVPVQSAARDDRRDERREETKVRLEAKRESLSRVLRQEVRFINRESKRVEDRTRDVRELVESQKREVREEGAVRQEERERSREVEREVARRDHRAERDRAEGRRLDASNERQDRVSSRNVEREVLRREDSFDSRRDARATRENLRRTDIDDLRRVERPNSRRINRESGQRVNRQSQRLVDRDDLRRSEQDLARLQERESNERDLDRRFKLSGEERIVERREKQELSRRSERDVSRLGEREERERVDVKRQDTREDMRLAERDESRRVQVQREEVRSEEREVSRREDRENSRRENTRREERDDMRREVRESSRRVEREELRQSKTDERAFRANERRNIERRVETVDRESRRQVEREDLRLIERDVSRGLERAVLRQDDHDYSRREERERVDASRLAGHRDEREIDRENFRRVERGDFRRVQHDSSIREEREHREDREDARDHSEIRRLDSRRDKQRVDREEVRREENERSDMRRVDGSDLARAERDLSRREAGERLNRREVRESVRREQPLSSQQRTKGWLSCGKRELLMTGQILLMAALYKKSTVNGKGLSGVGNALGEQIQGYLHMIGY; the protein is encoded by the exons ATGGTAGTGCAAGCTAGGAGGTTGAGGCTAAGCGCCCTTCTCCTGCTGATCCAGCTTGGCTGCTTTAACTTGGCCCTTGCCAACAGCAGATATTTCTGCAGTGGAAGTAACCGTGATCCATCCGTCTGCAGCAGCCGCCAGTGGGATGCCCGAAGTCTGGAGGACTACGATGAGCGCCTGGTGTACAGACAAGCCCCGGAGCGCAGCGAGCAAAACACCCAAAGGAGAGTCCCTGTGCAGTCCGCGGCCCGTGACGATCGTCGGGACGAGCGGCGCGAAGAGACGAAAGTCCGGTTGGAGGCTAAACGAGAGAGTCTCTCGCGAGTCTTGCGGCAGGAGGTGCGCTTCATCAATCGGGAGTCGAAACGAGTAGAGGATAGGACCCGGGATGTTCGAGAACTAGTTGAAAGCCAGAAGCGTGAGGTTCGTGAGGAAGGGGCAGTGCGGCAGGAGGAACGTGAACGGTCCAGGGAAGTAGAACGAGAAGTTGCCAGACGCGATCACCGTGCGGAACGTGATCGCGCCGAAGGAAGGCGATTGGATGCATCTAACGAGAGACAAGATCGAGTCAGCTCTAGAAATGTAGAACGAGAGGTTTTAAGACGTGAAGATTCGTTCGATAGTCGTCGTGATGCACGAGCTACCCGGGAGAACCTCCGACGGACAGATATAGACGACTTACGACGAGTTGAACGACCAAACTCACGAAGAATTAATCGCGAATCAGGACAACGAGTAAACCGTCAATCCCAGCGTCTTGTGGATCGAGACGATCTTCGAAGGTCGGAACAAGACTTAGCAAGGCTTCAGGAACGAGAGTCTAATGAGCGTGATTTAGATAGGCGCTTCAAATTAAGCGGAGAGGAAAGAATAGTGGAGCGACGTGAGAAACAAGAGCTTTCACGAAGATCGGAACGTGACGTGTCAAGACTTGGAGAACGCGAGGAGCGCGAGAGAGTCGATGTCAAACGCCAGGATACACGAGAGGACATGCGACTAGCGGAACGAGATGAATCCCGACGAGTTCAGGTGCAGCGCGAAGAAGTCCGAAGTGAAGAACGAGAGGTATCTAGACGTGAAGACCGTGAGAATAGTCGCAGGGAGAACACACGGCGGGAGGAACGTGATGACATGCGTCGAGAGGTGCGGGAATCTTCCCGTCGAGTGGAGCGCGAAGAATTGCGTCAATCTAAAACAGATGAACGGGCCTTCCGAGCTAATGAAAGGCGAAACATTGAACGAAGGGTAGAAACTGTTGACAGGGAGAGCAGGCGTCAGGTGGAAAGGGAAGACCTGCGTCTTATCGAACGAGATGTATCTCGTGGTCTGGAACGAGCCGTTCTCCGACAGGACGATCACGACTATTCAAGGCGTGAAGAGCGTGAGCGAGTTGATGCCAGCCGATTGGCTGGTCATAGGGACGAGCGCGAAATAGATCGTGAAAACTTTCGACGAGTGGAACGGGGCGATTTTCGAAGGGTCCAACATGACTCGTCAATACGTGAAGAACGTGAGCATCGCGAAGACCGCGAGGACGCTCGTGACCATTCTGAAATTCGACGATTGGATAGTCGCAGGGACAAACAACGTGTGGACCGCGAAGAAGTCCGTAGAGAGGAAAATGAGCGAAGTGATATGCGACGCGTGGATGGAAGTGATTTGGCTCGAGCAGAGCGGGATCTCTCCAGACGTGAGGCTGGTGAACGATTAAATCGTCGTGAGGTTCGTGAGTCCGTACGACGTGAGCAGCCTCTGTCCAGCCAACAAAGGACCAAGGGCTGGTTGAGCTGCGGCAAGCGCGAGCTGCTGATGACCGGTCAGATCCTGCTGATGGCCGCGCTCTACAAAAAGTCGACCGTCAATGGCAAGGGACTCTCTGGTGTAGG GAATGCTCTGGGTGAACAGATTCAGGGATATCTCCACATGATCGGTTACTAA